Proteins encoded by one window of Gambusia affinis linkage group LG17, SWU_Gaff_1.0, whole genome shotgun sequence:
- the fech gene encoding ferrochelatase, mitochondrial, which yields MAALGSAGRLLHFARSNVGLTLRRRSTAAALAQNAAPETQESRKPKTGILMLNMGGPEKLEDVHDFLLRLFMDTDLMKLPVQNKLGPFIAKRRTPKIQEQYSKIGGGSPIKHWTSMQGEGMVKLLDDISPDTAPHKFYIGFRYVNPLTEDAIEEMERDGVERAVAFTQYPQYSCSTTGSSLNAIYRYYSNRGDRPKMRWSVIDRWPTHPLLVECFAEHIRNELLKFPDQKRDDVVILFSAHSLPMAVVNRGDPYPQEVGATVQRVMERLGHCNPYRLVWQSRVGPMAWLGPQTDEVIKGLSERGKKNILLVPIAFTSDHIETLHELDIEYAQVLAEECGVENIRRAESLNGNPLFMKALADLVQTHLKSNEPCSRQLTLRCPLCTNPTCGQTKAFFASQKLP from the exons ttgCCAGGAGCAACGTTGGGTTGACTTTAAGGAGACGATCCACGGCTGCAGCTTTAGCTCAGAATGCAGCTCCAGAAACACAGGAGAGCAG GAAGCCTAAAACTGGAATCCTGATGCTGAACATGGGCGGTCCGGAGAAACTGGAAGACGTCCACGACTTCCTGCTGCGGCTCTTCATGGACACCGACCTGATGAAGCTTCCTGTTCAGAA CAAGCTCGGCCCGTTCATCGCCAAGCGGCGCACGCCGAAGATCCAGGAGCAGTACAGCAAGATCGGCGGCGGATCGCCCATCAAACACTGGACGTCCATGCAGGGCGAGGGCATGGTGAAGCTGCTGGACGACATCAGCCCAGACACAG CTCCTCACAAGTTCTACATCGGCTTCCGGTACGTGAACCCGCTGACGGAGGACGCCATCGAGGAGATGGAGCGGGACGGCGTGGAGCGAGCCGTGGCCTTCACCCAGTATCCCCAGTACAGCTGCTCCACCACAG GCAGCAGTCTGAACGCCATCTACCGTTACTATAGCAACAGAGGAGACAGGCCAAAGATGCGCTGGAGCGTCATCGACCGCTGGCCCACACACCCCCTGCTGGTGGAG tgttttgcaGAACACATCAGGAATGAGCTGCTGAAGTTTCCAGACCAAAAGAGGGACGATGTCGTCATTTTGTTCTCGGCTCATTCGCTTCCAATGGCT GTGGTAAACCGAGGCGATCCGTATCCGCAGGAAGTGGGCGCCACGGTGCAGAGGGTGATGGAGCGACTGGGACACTGCAACCCCTACAGACTGGTGTGGCAGTCCAGG GTGGGCCCCATGGCGTGGCTCGGGCCCCAAACCGACGAGGTGATCAAAGGTCTGAGTGAGCGAGGGAAGAAGAACATCCTGCTGGTTCCCATCGCCTTCACATCGGACCACATAGAGACGCTGCATGAGCTGGACATCGAGTACGCTCAGGTGTTGGCCGAAGAG tGTGGAGTGGAGAACATCAGGAGAGCCGAGTCGCTGAACGGGAACCCTCTCTTCATGAAG GCTCTGGCGGATCTGGTCCAGACCCACCTGAAGTCCAACGAGCCGTGTTCCCGCCAGCTGACGCTCCGCTGCCCGCTGTGCACCAACCCAACCTGCGGCCAGACCAAGGCCTTCTTCGCCAGCCAGAAACTCCCGTAA